A single genomic interval of Marmota flaviventris isolate mMarFla1 chromosome 14, mMarFla1.hap1, whole genome shotgun sequence harbors:
- the LOC139701803 gene encoding uncharacterized protein C2orf78-like: MHSLASATHTSSGVISSSFVFDVTSSLTMSENFQNSSLHGNADSLQLSLPVVTNAASGTGSVCNFSRASAPAATSAWLLPSTCGTSFQPLMGSAYLYQHATTAMVSGVTGQNQTPMAPAPYPSISEWYIPGSAEKSSSSLGDFNLTVTDQNTADSSLSMTSQYDKTSEANVMIPGYPLLSGRLVQVTLSQIPNQGRCLSLPHQEGSQVYYYDQNSLGTLLSGEHWPCLQSYGSVPYAGISAAAPQPEMVTVLKEVQPTNVLPSVPTPVTYYSVSTQSIEGTNFQGMETSLGMEASLGLQPPSQTFCLPQPPEFPYICNNRKSQIIEKNSRIELGDISTITPVQSSTDFLALPPNQSQEQTEIKNLCEINTMLSEPLDAYQIAMENQDPPLLPLDIPEIHQLLASIGPLDQEEKPHSENIHLERNSLSLEDQGTLENGIEFSSGFADLTALLGDIQLPELFSSLKDFDQPESPTITKSNDTRAITVNQGKEITSALKGPSEPMRKNKHKASECPDGTPQAKMQLRDLECALGGEVAHRDADSSRAPVHTAKHSISKAQEAASSRNSKAKGHGQENTKRTRENNSRKAEEKKQPGNKVKAEEKPTVPKLKRKRNQPELCQETFKKPWSCLGMHMLESVQVFHTLGKKNDKKTGLSSSRALGNSGSTQDPRPCPAMKPWLADKRAEKSQVKAQNPDISAKGEGPAPSIYEPPPPGKVKLVPLPFLTLEKPPPRPVINRRPQSLASRTPTGAYPAQPGPASSAQPMAVNQSQPATANPSWMRPAKPAQPVLTHAIQSGMSASTQPSVPRSAASGPAPYKISSCTSLHWQPVPNVGTKPQSQPLKSQNQYLLQDFALQPIPWRKPNVPGQVVSTPITKQQRPEREAMKKKAQQERQNAAKYTALGRVQCFIEREREMEISRYYGYIM; encoded by the exons aaaatttccaaaattcttcTTTACATGGAAATGCTGATTCTCTGcagctctctcttcctgtggtgACCAATGCAGCTTCCGGGACAGGAAGTGTCTGCAACTTCTCCAGAGCCTCTGCTCCAGCTGCCACTTCAGCATGGTTACTGCCCTCAACCTGTGGCACCTCCTTCCAGCCACTCATGGGCAGTGCCTACCTTTATCAACATGCTACCACAGCCATGGTGTCTGGGGTTACTGGCCAGAACCAGACTCCCATGGCACCTGCCCCCTATCCAAGTATTTCTGAGTGGTATATCCCAGGAAGTGCTGAAAAGAGCTCCTCTTCACTCGGGGACTTTAATCTGACTGTCACTGACCAGAATACAGCAGATTCTTCCCTATCTATGACATCCCAGTATGACAAAACTTCCGAAGCCAATGTCATGATCCCCGGGTATCCACTACTATCTGGTAGGCTCGTCCAGGTGACACTATCTCAGATTCCAAATCAAGGACGTTGCCTCTCACTACCCCACCAAGAAGGAAGCCAGGTCTACTACTATGATCAAAACTCTCTGGGGACTCTGCTCTCTGGAGAACATTGGCCCTGCCTGCAATCCTATGGCTCTGTGCCATATGCAGGAATTAGTGCCGCTGCCCCTCAACCAGAAATGGTGACAGTGCTGAAGGAAGTTCAGCCCACAAATGTCCTACCATCAGTCCCTACACCTGTGACCTACTACTCTGTGTCCACTCAAAGTATAGAAGGAACAAATTTTCAAG GGATGGAAACTTCCCTAGGGATGGAGGCTTCCTTGGGATTGCAACCTCCAAGTCAGACATTTTgtctgccacagcctccagaaTTCCCATACATCTGCAATAACAGAAAAAGccaaataattgagaaaaactCACGAATTGAACTTGGGGACATTTCCACAATAACTCCAGTCCAGAGTTCTACTGATTTCTTGGCATTGCCTCCAAATCAAAGCCAGGAACAAACAGAGATTAAGAATTTGTGTGAGATTAACACCATGCTCTCAGAACCACTGGATGCCTACCAAATTGCCATGGAGAACCAGGATCCTCCACTACTCCCTTTAGACATCCCTGAAATCCACCAGCTTCTGGCCTCCATTGGTCCTCTGGACCAAGAGGAGAAGCCACATTCTGAAAATATCCATCTAGAAAGGAATAGCCTGAGTCTTGAGGACCAAGGCACACTTGAAAATGGGATTGAATTTAGCAGTGGTTTTGCAGACCTCACTGCACTGCTGGGGGATATTCAACTTCCTGAGCTTTTCAGTTCCTTAAAAGACTTTGACCAACCTGAAAGTCCCACAATAACAAAATCCAATGACACCAGAGCCATCACGGTGAATCAGGGTAAGGAAATCACAAGCGCCTTAAAGGGTCCTAGTGAGCCAATGAGGAAGAACAAACATAAAGCCTCAGAGTGTCCTGATGGAACTCCTCAGGCCAAAATGCAGCTAAGGGACCTAGAGTGTGCATTAGGAGGAGAAGTTGCTCACAGGGATGCAGACAGTAGTAGGGCCCCTGTGCACACAGCCAAGCACTCTATCAGCAAAGCTCAGGAAGCTGCATCCAGCAGGAACAGCAAGGCCAAGGGCCATGGGCAGGAAAACACCAAGAGGACCAGAGAAAACAACTCCAGGAAAGCCGAGGAGAAGAAGCAGCCAGGCAACAAAGTCAAGGCAGAAGAGAAGCCAACAGTGCCCAaactgaagaggaagaggaaccaACCTGAGCTTTGCCAAGAGACCTTTAAAAAGCCTTGGAGCTGTCTCGGCATGCACATGCTGGAGTCGGTGCAGGTTTTCCACACACTGGGGAAGAAGAATGATAAGAAAACTGGGCTCTCTTCCTCCCGGGCCCTGGGAAACTCAGGCAGTACCCAAGACCCCCGTCCATGCCCAGCTATGAAACCATGGCTGGCGGATAAGCGTGCTGAGAAATCACAAGTCAAAGCCCAGAACCCAGATATCAGCGCTAAAGGAGAAGGTCCCGCTCCATCCATTTATGAGCCTCCACCACCTGGGAAGGTTAAATTGGTACCTTTGCCTTTTCTGACCCTGGAGAAACCTCCACCTCGACCAGTAATCAATAGGAGGCCACAGTCTCTGGCTTCACGGACACCCACTGGGGCTTACCCTGCCCAGCCTGGTCCCGCTAGCTCAGCTCAACCCATGGCAGTCAATCAATCCCAACCAGCTACTGCCAACCCATCTTGGATGCGTCCTGCCAAGCCAGCTCAGCCCGTTTTGACTCATGCCATTCAGTCAGGTATGAGCGCTTCTACCCAGCCTAGTGTCCCTCGGTCTGCTGCTTCTGGGCCTGCACCCTACAAAATATCATCTTGCACTTCTCTCCATTGGCAACCAGTTCCCAATGTTGGGACCAAGCCCCAGTCACAACCGCTCAAGTCTCAAAACCAATATCTACTCCAAGACTTTGCCTTACAACCAATTCCATGGAGGAAACCCAATGTTCCTGGGCAAGTAGTATCAACTCCCATCACCAAACAGCAGAGGCCAGAGCGGGAAGCCATGAAGAAGAAGGCTCAACAAGAGCGTCAGAATGCTGCCAAGTACACTGCTTTGGGG